In Quercus lobata isolate SW786 chromosome 12, ValleyOak3.0 Primary Assembly, whole genome shotgun sequence, a genomic segment contains:
- the LOC115969954 gene encoding thiamine pyrophosphokinase 1-like isoform X1 gives MEVMSHSSAFLLPTIPADHRHPQTYYALVVLNQKLPRFTPLLWNHAQLHLCADGGANRVYDEMPLLFPHEDPSHVRTRYKPDVIKGDMDSIRKEVLDFYANLGTKILDESQDQDTTDLHKCVAYIRDFTPNLDKPNLCILVAGALGGRFDHTLGNLNVLLVFSSLRIILITDESLVRLLPRTHRHEIHIQSSVEGPHCGLIPFPLSKSTTTTGLQWDLTNTEMRFGGLISTSNVVKGEKITVESDADLIWTISVK, from the exons ATGGAGGTTATGTCCCATTCTTCGGCTTTCCTTTTACCGACAATCCCGGCCGACCACCGACATCCTCAAACGTACTACGCACTCGTCGTGCTCAACCAAAAGCTCCCCAGATTCACTCCTCTGCTTTGGAACCACG CTCAACTTCATCTCTGTGCTGATGGAGGCGCCAACCGTGTGTATGATGAAATGCCTCTGCTCTTTCCACATGAAGACCCCTCCCATGTTCGAACCAG GTACAAGCCTGATGTTATTAAAGGTGACATGGATTCAATCCGAAAAGAAGTACTGGACTTTTATGCAAACCTG GGAACCAAGATATTGGATGAATCTCAAGATCAGGACACCACTGATCTACATAAATGTGTGGCATATATACGTGACTTTACACCAAACCTTGATAAGCCAAAT CTATGCATTCTTGTTGCTGGAGCACTTGGTGGGCGGTTTGATCACACGTTAGGAAACCTCAATGTTCTGCTTGTCTTTTCAAGCTTGAGAATAATTCTTATAACTGACGAATCACTTGTTCGCCTTCTTCCAAGAACTCATCGTCATGAGATCCATATTCAATCCTCTGTTGAGGGTCCGCATTGTGGACTCATTCCTTTTCCATTATCCAAAAGCACTACAACGACTGGACTTCAATGGGATCTCA CTAATACAGAGATGAGGTTTGGTGGTTTAATAAGCACATCAAATGTtgtaaaaggagaaaaaataacAGTGGAATCTGATGCAGATCTTATTTGGACAATCTCCGTGAAATAG
- the LOC115969954 gene encoding thiamine pyrophosphokinase 1-like isoform X2: MPLLFPHEDPSHVRTRYKPDVIKGDMDSIRKEVLDFYANLGTKILDESQDQDTTDLHKCVAYIRDFTPNLDKPNLCILVAGALGGRFDHTLGNLNVLLVFSSLRIILITDESLVRLLPRTHRHEIHIQSSVEGPHCGLIPFPLSKSTTTTGLQWDLTNTEMRFGGLISTSNVVKGEKITVESDADLIWTISVK, encoded by the exons ATGCCTCTGCTCTTTCCACATGAAGACCCCTCCCATGTTCGAACCAG GTACAAGCCTGATGTTATTAAAGGTGACATGGATTCAATCCGAAAAGAAGTACTGGACTTTTATGCAAACCTG GGAACCAAGATATTGGATGAATCTCAAGATCAGGACACCACTGATCTACATAAATGTGTGGCATATATACGTGACTTTACACCAAACCTTGATAAGCCAAAT CTATGCATTCTTGTTGCTGGAGCACTTGGTGGGCGGTTTGATCACACGTTAGGAAACCTCAATGTTCTGCTTGTCTTTTCAAGCTTGAGAATAATTCTTATAACTGACGAATCACTTGTTCGCCTTCTTCCAAGAACTCATCGTCATGAGATCCATATTCAATCCTCTGTTGAGGGTCCGCATTGTGGACTCATTCCTTTTCCATTATCCAAAAGCACTACAACGACTGGACTTCAATGGGATCTCA CTAATACAGAGATGAGGTTTGGTGGTTTAATAAGCACATCAAATGTtgtaaaaggagaaaaaataacAGTGGAATCTGATGCAGATCTTATTTGGACAATCTCCGTGAAATAG
- the LOC115971645 gene encoding DNA mismatch repair protein PMS1 isoform X2 — translation MEAADSPSPTAIKPINKGVVHRICAGQVIIDLSSAVKELVENSLDAGATSIEISLKDYGQDYFQVIDNGCGISPSNFKVLALKHHTSKLLDFPDLQSLTTFGFRGEALSSLCALGNLTVETRTKNESVATHLTYDHSGLLVAEKKTARQIGTTVTVKKLFSNLPVRSKEFSRNIRKEYGKLISLLNAYALIAKGVRLVCTNTTGKNAKSVVLKTQGTGSLKDNIITVFGMNIFNCLEPMNIFISDSCKVDGFLSRFGHGSGRNLGDRQFFFVNGRPVDMPKVGKLVNELYKGANSRQYPIAIMNFTIPTRECDVNVTPDKRKIFLSDESSILSALREGLQKIYSPSYAFYPVNKVEECTKEADSSELCSPHEKSHMLKQLSPDGSDLEVIEEHVTEDGIPLKTVENAQQLVHDQEGSIHTNNGKFMEKDFTLRVHGTKKADSSRKFTGHLNSVATDQIASSPSRGDENGIAANTDSCGRSSYVQSSLKKFVTVNKRKHESISTTLSELPILRNETLSCHLKNDDSERHAAVSRSPASHDLVDNSAVVNKNEPSKYLRADTILNKFRIPLSSRGNRKDGEPGKEPEGQEKTVPSSTMAPIASSSKDLENKLQDPSVASPSRSSISILDAPKSPADLELCSTLQFSFQGLKTKRQQRLSILQSSGHKDGRAKMKRCYDAATLDLAQPDNEERKAKALAAATTELEKLFRKEDFGRMKVIGQFNLGFIIGKLDQDLFIVDQHAADEKYNFERLSQSTIFNQQPLLRPLRLELSTEEEVVASMHIDVIRKNGFTLEEDPHAPPGQHFKLKAVPFSKNITFGVEVSLSRCQGPDFYSS, via the exons ATGGAAGCAGCTGATTCTCCATCTCCAACCgctatcaaacccataaacaaaggTGTGGTTCACAGAATCTGTGCCGGCCAAGTGATCATTGACCTCTCGTCGGCCGTGAAGGAACTCGTCGAGAACAGCCTCGACGCCGGCGCCACCAGCATCGAGATCTCTCTCAAAGACTACGGCCAGGACTACTTCCAGGTCATCGACAATGGCTGCGGCATTTCCCCCAGCAACTTCAAG GTTCTTGCACTTAAGCATCATACGTCGAAATTATTGGATTTTCCTGATCTCCAGTCACTGACCACGTTTGGCTTCAGAGGGGAGGCATTGAGTTCACTTTGTGCTTTGGGGAATCTGACTGTTGAGACTAGGACAAAGAATGAGTCAGTTGCTACACATTTAACTTATGACCATTCAGGTTTACTGGTAGCTGAAAAGAAAACAGCACGCCAAATTGGTACCACGGTCACTGTTAAGAAGTTGTTCTCCAATTTACCTGTGAGAAGCAAAGAATTTAGTCGCAACATTCGCAAGGAATATGGAAAGCTTATTTCATTATTGAAT GCCTACGCCTTAATTGCAAAAGGAGTTCGGTTAGTCTGCACCAACACAACTGGGAAAAATGCGAAGTCTGTGGTACTTAAAACACAAGGAACTGGTTCTCTTAAAGATAACATCATTACAGTGTTTGGCATGAACATCTTCAACTGCTTAGAGCCTATGAATATATTTATATCAGACAGTTGCAAAGTTGATGGCTTCCTTTCCAGGTTTGGACATGGTAGTGGACGCAACTTGGGAGACAGACAATTCTTTTTTGTTAATGGTCGACCAGTGGATATGCCTAAAGTCGGTAAGCTGGTGAATGAATTATATAAAGGTGCAAACTCCCGGCAGTATCCAATTGCAATCATGAACTTCACTATTCCAACAAGAGAATGCGATGTTAATGTAACTCCtgataaaaggaaaatatttcttTCTGATGAAAGCTCCATATTGTCTGCCCTAAGGGAGGGTTTACAGAAGATATATTCCCCAAGTTATGCTTTTTATCCTGTTAATAAAGTTGAGGAGTGCACTAAGGAAGCAGATTCCTCTGAATTGTGCTCTCCACATGAGAAATCTCATATGTTGAAACAATTATCTCCAGATGGCAGTGATCTAGAAGTTATTGAGGAGCATGTTACAGAGGATGGAATTCCTCTCAAAACAGTTGAAAATGCTCAGCAGCTAGTGCATGATCAAGAAGGATCAATCCACACCAATAATGGCAAATTCATGGAGAAAGATTTCACTCTTAGAGTACATGGCACTAAAAAGGCCGATAGCAGTAGGAAATTTACTGGTCACCTCAACAGTGTTGCAACTGATCAAATTGCTTCGTCCCCTTCACGAGGGGATGAGAATGGAATTGCTGCTAATACAGATTCATGTGGTCGTTCAAGCTATGTCCAATCAtcacttaaaaaatttgtaactgtCAATAAAAGAAAGCATGAAAGCATTAGTACAACATTATCTGAACTGCCTATCCTTAGAAATGAAACCCTTTCTTGTCATTTGAAGAATGATGATTCTGAAAGGCATGCTGCTGTTTCAAGATCCCCAGCGAGTCATGACCTGGTTGATAATTCTGCTGTGGTGAACAAGAATGAGCCTTCCAAGTATCTTAGAGCAGATAcgattttaaataaatttagaattcCACTTTCTTCTAGAGGCAATCGTAAAGATGGAGAACCTGGAAAG GAACCAGAGGGTCAAGAGAAAACAGTGCCTTCTTCTACCATGGCACCAATTGCGTCATCTAGCAAGGATCTCGAAAATAAATTACAAGATCCTTCTGTTGCGTCTCCGTCACGTTCTTCTATATCCATATTAGATGCTCCAAAGTCACCTGCTGATCTAGAGTTGTGTTCCACCTTGCAATTTAGTTTTCAAGGGTTGAAGACAAAGCGGCAGCAGAGGCTGTCTATTTTACAATCTAGTGGTCATAAAGATGGAAGAGCAAAGATGAAAAG GTGCTATGACGCTGCAACTCTGGACCTTGCTCAACCTGATAATGAGGAACGAAAGGCAAAGGCTTTAGCTGCAGCTACTACAGAGTTGGAAAAACTATTCAGAAAGGAGGACTTTGGTAGAATGAAG GTGATTGGGCAATTCAACCTTGGTTTTATAATTGGGAAGTTGGATCAAGATTTATTTATCGTGGATCAG CATGCTGCTGATGAGAAATACAATTTTGAGCGTCTTTCTCAATCAACCATTTTTAACCAACAGCCTTTGCTCCG GCCATTGAGGTTGGAGTTATCTACTGAAGAAGAGGTGGTTGCTTCAATGCACATTGACGTAATTAG GAAAAATGGCTTCACTCTGGAAGAGGATCCACATGCTCCACCTGGGCAGCATTTTAAATTGAAAGCTGTCCCATTCAGTAAAAACATTACTTTTGGAGTCGAAG TTTCTTTGAGCAGATGTCAAGGACCTGATTTCTACTCTAGCTGA
- the LOC115971645 gene encoding DNA mismatch repair protein PMS1 isoform X1, with protein MEAADSPSPTAIKPINKGVVHRICAGQVIIDLSSAVKELVENSLDAGATSIEISLKDYGQDYFQVIDNGCGISPSNFKVLALKHHTSKLLDFPDLQSLTTFGFRGEALSSLCALGNLTVETRTKNESVATHLTYDHSGLLVAEKKTARQIGTTVTVKKLFSNLPVRSKEFSRNIRKEYGKLISLLNAYALIAKGVRLVCTNTTGKNAKSVVLKTQGTGSLKDNIITVFGMNIFNCLEPMNIFISDSCKVDGFLSRFGHGSGRNLGDRQFFFVNGRPVDMPKVGKLVNELYKGANSRQYPIAIMNFTIPTRECDVNVTPDKRKIFLSDESSILSALREGLQKIYSPSYAFYPVNKVEECTKEADSSELCSPHEKSHMLKQLSPDGSDLEVIEEHVTEDGIPLKTVENAQQLVHDQEGSIHTNNGKFMEKDFTLRVHGTKKADSSRKFTGHLNSVATDQIASSPSRGDENGIAANTDSCGRSSYVQSSLKKFVTVNKRKHESISTTLSELPILRNETLSCHLKNDDSERHAAVSRSPASHDLVDNSAVVNKNEPSKYLRADTILNKFRIPLSSRGNRKDGEPGKEPEGQEKTVPSSTMAPIASSSKDLENKLQDPSVASPSRSSISILDAPKSPADLELCSTLQFSFQGLKTKRQQRLSILQSSGHKDGRAKMKRCYDAATLDLAQPDNEERKAKALAAATTELEKLFRKEDFGRMKVIGQFNLGFIIGKLDQDLFIVDQHAADEKYNFERLSQSTIFNQQPLLRPLRLELSTEEEVVASMHIDVIRKNGFTLEEDPHAPPGQHFKLKAVPFSKNITFGVEDVKDLISTLADSEGECSMIGSYKMDTFDSVCPSRVRAMLASRACRSSIMIGDALDRNEMQKILKHLADLKSPWNCPHGRPTMRHLTDLTSIHKRSEGKNVDC; from the exons ATGGAAGCAGCTGATTCTCCATCTCCAACCgctatcaaacccataaacaaaggTGTGGTTCACAGAATCTGTGCCGGCCAAGTGATCATTGACCTCTCGTCGGCCGTGAAGGAACTCGTCGAGAACAGCCTCGACGCCGGCGCCACCAGCATCGAGATCTCTCTCAAAGACTACGGCCAGGACTACTTCCAGGTCATCGACAATGGCTGCGGCATTTCCCCCAGCAACTTCAAG GTTCTTGCACTTAAGCATCATACGTCGAAATTATTGGATTTTCCTGATCTCCAGTCACTGACCACGTTTGGCTTCAGAGGGGAGGCATTGAGTTCACTTTGTGCTTTGGGGAATCTGACTGTTGAGACTAGGACAAAGAATGAGTCAGTTGCTACACATTTAACTTATGACCATTCAGGTTTACTGGTAGCTGAAAAGAAAACAGCACGCCAAATTGGTACCACGGTCACTGTTAAGAAGTTGTTCTCCAATTTACCTGTGAGAAGCAAAGAATTTAGTCGCAACATTCGCAAGGAATATGGAAAGCTTATTTCATTATTGAAT GCCTACGCCTTAATTGCAAAAGGAGTTCGGTTAGTCTGCACCAACACAACTGGGAAAAATGCGAAGTCTGTGGTACTTAAAACACAAGGAACTGGTTCTCTTAAAGATAACATCATTACAGTGTTTGGCATGAACATCTTCAACTGCTTAGAGCCTATGAATATATTTATATCAGACAGTTGCAAAGTTGATGGCTTCCTTTCCAGGTTTGGACATGGTAGTGGACGCAACTTGGGAGACAGACAATTCTTTTTTGTTAATGGTCGACCAGTGGATATGCCTAAAGTCGGTAAGCTGGTGAATGAATTATATAAAGGTGCAAACTCCCGGCAGTATCCAATTGCAATCATGAACTTCACTATTCCAACAAGAGAATGCGATGTTAATGTAACTCCtgataaaaggaaaatatttcttTCTGATGAAAGCTCCATATTGTCTGCCCTAAGGGAGGGTTTACAGAAGATATATTCCCCAAGTTATGCTTTTTATCCTGTTAATAAAGTTGAGGAGTGCACTAAGGAAGCAGATTCCTCTGAATTGTGCTCTCCACATGAGAAATCTCATATGTTGAAACAATTATCTCCAGATGGCAGTGATCTAGAAGTTATTGAGGAGCATGTTACAGAGGATGGAATTCCTCTCAAAACAGTTGAAAATGCTCAGCAGCTAGTGCATGATCAAGAAGGATCAATCCACACCAATAATGGCAAATTCATGGAGAAAGATTTCACTCTTAGAGTACATGGCACTAAAAAGGCCGATAGCAGTAGGAAATTTACTGGTCACCTCAACAGTGTTGCAACTGATCAAATTGCTTCGTCCCCTTCACGAGGGGATGAGAATGGAATTGCTGCTAATACAGATTCATGTGGTCGTTCAAGCTATGTCCAATCAtcacttaaaaaatttgtaactgtCAATAAAAGAAAGCATGAAAGCATTAGTACAACATTATCTGAACTGCCTATCCTTAGAAATGAAACCCTTTCTTGTCATTTGAAGAATGATGATTCTGAAAGGCATGCTGCTGTTTCAAGATCCCCAGCGAGTCATGACCTGGTTGATAATTCTGCTGTGGTGAACAAGAATGAGCCTTCCAAGTATCTTAGAGCAGATAcgattttaaataaatttagaattcCACTTTCTTCTAGAGGCAATCGTAAAGATGGAGAACCTGGAAAG GAACCAGAGGGTCAAGAGAAAACAGTGCCTTCTTCTACCATGGCACCAATTGCGTCATCTAGCAAGGATCTCGAAAATAAATTACAAGATCCTTCTGTTGCGTCTCCGTCACGTTCTTCTATATCCATATTAGATGCTCCAAAGTCACCTGCTGATCTAGAGTTGTGTTCCACCTTGCAATTTAGTTTTCAAGGGTTGAAGACAAAGCGGCAGCAGAGGCTGTCTATTTTACAATCTAGTGGTCATAAAGATGGAAGAGCAAAGATGAAAAG GTGCTATGACGCTGCAACTCTGGACCTTGCTCAACCTGATAATGAGGAACGAAAGGCAAAGGCTTTAGCTGCAGCTACTACAGAGTTGGAAAAACTATTCAGAAAGGAGGACTTTGGTAGAATGAAG GTGATTGGGCAATTCAACCTTGGTTTTATAATTGGGAAGTTGGATCAAGATTTATTTATCGTGGATCAG CATGCTGCTGATGAGAAATACAATTTTGAGCGTCTTTCTCAATCAACCATTTTTAACCAACAGCCTTTGCTCCG GCCATTGAGGTTGGAGTTATCTACTGAAGAAGAGGTGGTTGCTTCAATGCACATTGACGTAATTAG GAAAAATGGCTTCACTCTGGAAGAGGATCCACATGCTCCACCTGGGCAGCATTTTAAATTGAAAGCTGTCCCATTCAGTAAAAACATTACTTTTGGAGTCGAAG ATGTCAAGGACCTGATTTCTACTCTAGCTGATAGTGAAGGGGAATGCTCAATGATTGGGAGTTACAAAATGGATACTTTTGACTCTGTTTGCCCAAGCAGAGTTCGTGCAATGCTGGCATCACGTGCATGCAGATCATCTATTATGATTGGAGATGCGCTTGACAGAAATGAGATGCAGAAG ATACTCAAGCATTTGGCAGACCTGAAATCTCCTTGGAATTGCCCGCATGGTAGGCCAACCATGCGTCATTTGACTGACCTGACATCCATTCACAAAAGATCAGAAGGAAAAAATGTGGACTGTTAA
- the LOC115970818 gene encoding probable U6 snRNA-associated Sm-like protein LSm4 yields the protein MLPLSLLKSAQGHPMLVELKNGETYNGHLVNCDTWMNIHLREVICTSKDGDRFWRMPECYIRGNTIKYLRVPDEVIDKVQEETKSRSDRKPPGVGRGRGRGREDGPGGRQPKGIGRGLDDGGAKGMGGGRGRGGSGGKAGGSRGAGRGRG from the exons ATG CTTCCGCTTTCTCTACTTAAGAGTGCCCAAGGGCACCCAATG TTGGTCGAACTGAAAAATGGTGAGACCTACAACGGGCATTTGGTCAATTGTGATACTTGGATGAACATTCATCTCCGGGAAGTCATCTGCACCTctaaa GATGGAGATAGGTTTTGGCGAATGCCTGAATGCTACATCCGTGGGAATACAATCAAGTATCTTAGAGTTCCTGATGAG GTGATCGATAAGGTTCAAGAAGAAACTAAGAGCCGTTCAG ATAGGAAGCCACCTGGTGTTGGTCGTGGACGAGGACGAGGTAGGGAGGATGGTCCTGGTGGACGCCAACCGAAAGGAATTGGGCGTGGCTTGGATGATGGAGGTGCTAAGGGTATGGGTGGAGGCCGAGGTAGAGGTGGATCTGGAGGAAAGGCTGGCGGAAGCAGAG GTGCAGGGCGCGGTCGTGGCTGA
- the LOC115969866 gene encoding WD repeat-containing protein GTS1 isoform X1, with protein MEATDMDVEEQPQNNPNPNSSSNPNSYKRFGLKNSIQTNFGDDYVFQIVPREDWTAMAVSLSTNAVKLYSPVTGQYYGECRGHSDTINHISFPGASTPHVLHSSSSDGTIRAWDTRTFQQVLCISAGDSQEVFSFSFGGSTDNLLAAGCKSQILFWDWRNKKQVACLEDAHVEDVTQVHFVPGHQSKLLSASVDGLICIFDTDGDINDDDNLESVINVGTSIGKVGFLGERYQKLWCLTHIETLSVWDWRDAKSEASFQDARSLASDSWTLDHVDYFVDCHYSKEDERLWVIGGSNSGTIGYFPVNYNGVGVIGSPEAVLAGGHTGIVRSVLPMASMQQGGLAQNQGIFGWTGAEDGRLCCWLSDESPQINRSWISTALIMKSPSTRKKNRHNPY; from the exons ATGGAGGCTACGGACATGGATGTTGAAGAACAACCTCAAAACAATCCCAATCCCAATTCCAGTTCCAACCCAAATTCTTACAAGCGGTTCGGTCttaaaaactcaatccaaaccaACTTCGGTGATGACTACGTTTTCCAAATTGTCCCCAG GGAGGATTGGACGGCAATGGCGGTGTCATTATCAACAAATGCAGTGAAGCTTTACTCACCAGTGACTGGTCAGTACTATGGAGAGTGTAGGGGTCACTCTGATACCATAAATCATATCTCTTTCCCGGGTGCATCAACTCCACATGTGTTGCACTCTTCCTCTTCTGATGGAACCATTAGAGCTTGGGATACCAGGACATTCCAGCAG GTTTTGTGTATAAGTGCTGGCGATTCACAAGAGGTCTTCAGCTTCTCATTTGGAGGATCAACTGATAATCTTCTTGCTGCAGGATGTAAATCTCAG ATACTCTTCTGGGATTGGAGGAACAAGAAGCAAGTTGCTTGTTTGGAGGACGCTCATGTGGAAGATGTTACGCAG GTTCACTTTGTCCCTGGCCATCAAAGCAAACTTCTTTCTGCATCTGTAGATGGGTTGATATGTATATTTGATACTGATGGAGATATAAATGATGACGATAATCTTGAATCA GTAATTAATGTGGGAACTTCAATTGGTAAAGTGGGGTTTCTTGGAGAGAGGTATCAAAAGCTCTGGTGTTTGACCCATATTGAGACCTTAAG TGTTTGGGACTGGAGAGATGCAAAAAGTGAAGCAAGCTTCCAAGATGCCCGTTCATTAGCTTCTGATAGTTGGACATTAGATCAT GTAGATTATTTTGTCGATTGTCACTACTCAAAAGAAGATGAACGACTATGGGTGATTGGCGGCAGTAACTCTGGCACTATAGGCTACTTTCCAGTAAATTATAATGGAGTGGGAGTCATAGGATCTCCAGAAGCAGTTCTTGCGGGTGGGCATACAGGTATTGTGAGGAGTGTGTTGCCTATGGCAAGTATGCAGCAGGGTGGGCTAGCCCAAAACCAAGGCATTTTTGGATGGACAGGTGCTGAAGATGGCCGCTTATGCTGCTGGTTGTCTGATGAATCTCCTCAGATAAATAGATCATGGATTTCAACCGCATTGATAATGAAGTCACCCAGTACTCGCAAGAAAAATAGGCATAATCCCTACTAG
- the LOC115969866 gene encoding WD repeat-containing protein GTS1 isoform X2, with protein MAVSLSTNAVKLYSPVTGQYYGECRGHSDTINHISFPGASTPHVLHSSSSDGTIRAWDTRTFQQVLCISAGDSQEVFSFSFGGSTDNLLAAGCKSQILFWDWRNKKQVACLEDAHVEDVTQVHFVPGHQSKLLSASVDGLICIFDTDGDINDDDNLESVINVGTSIGKVGFLGERYQKLWCLTHIETLSVWDWRDAKSEASFQDARSLASDSWTLDHVDYFVDCHYSKEDERLWVIGGSNSGTIGYFPVNYNGVGVIGSPEAVLAGGHTGIVRSVLPMASMQQGGLAQNQGIFGWTGAEDGRLCCWLSDESPQINRSWISTALIMKSPSTRKKNRHNPY; from the exons ATGGCGGTGTCATTATCAACAAATGCAGTGAAGCTTTACTCACCAGTGACTGGTCAGTACTATGGAGAGTGTAGGGGTCACTCTGATACCATAAATCATATCTCTTTCCCGGGTGCATCAACTCCACATGTGTTGCACTCTTCCTCTTCTGATGGAACCATTAGAGCTTGGGATACCAGGACATTCCAGCAG GTTTTGTGTATAAGTGCTGGCGATTCACAAGAGGTCTTCAGCTTCTCATTTGGAGGATCAACTGATAATCTTCTTGCTGCAGGATGTAAATCTCAG ATACTCTTCTGGGATTGGAGGAACAAGAAGCAAGTTGCTTGTTTGGAGGACGCTCATGTGGAAGATGTTACGCAG GTTCACTTTGTCCCTGGCCATCAAAGCAAACTTCTTTCTGCATCTGTAGATGGGTTGATATGTATATTTGATACTGATGGAGATATAAATGATGACGATAATCTTGAATCA GTAATTAATGTGGGAACTTCAATTGGTAAAGTGGGGTTTCTTGGAGAGAGGTATCAAAAGCTCTGGTGTTTGACCCATATTGAGACCTTAAG TGTTTGGGACTGGAGAGATGCAAAAAGTGAAGCAAGCTTCCAAGATGCCCGTTCATTAGCTTCTGATAGTTGGACATTAGATCAT GTAGATTATTTTGTCGATTGTCACTACTCAAAAGAAGATGAACGACTATGGGTGATTGGCGGCAGTAACTCTGGCACTATAGGCTACTTTCCAGTAAATTATAATGGAGTGGGAGTCATAGGATCTCCAGAAGCAGTTCTTGCGGGTGGGCATACAGGTATTGTGAGGAGTGTGTTGCCTATGGCAAGTATGCAGCAGGGTGGGCTAGCCCAAAACCAAGGCATTTTTGGATGGACAGGTGCTGAAGATGGCCGCTTATGCTGCTGGTTGTCTGATGAATCTCCTCAGATAAATAGATCATGGATTTCAACCGCATTGATAATGAAGTCACCCAGTACTCGCAAGAAAAATAGGCATAATCCCTACTAG
- the LOC115972549 gene encoding uncharacterized protein OsI_027940 — MSRHPEVKWAQRADKVFITVQLPDAKNAKVNLEPEGVFTFSASAGAEDHLYELKLDLFDKVNVEESKINIGVRTIFCILEKAENGWWKKLLRGDGKAPHNIKVDWDKWVDEDEETGPGADLDLGGMDFSKFGDMGGMGGMGGMGGMGGMDMGGMGMGGMGMGDDAMGDDFADSDDEDQEVSKPDFDKLEEGAKAGHDAAKSEGDAPEEKKEAAPST, encoded by the exons ATGAG TCGTCATCCTGAGGTGAAGTGGGCCCAGAGGGCAGACAAGGTTTTTATTACAGTGCAATTGCCAGATGCCAAAAATGCTAAGGTTAATCTAGAGCCAGAAGGTGTTTTTACCTTCTCTGCCAGTGCGGGAGCGGAAGACCACCTTTATGAGCTGAAGTTGGATCTTTTTGATAAGGTTAATGTAGAG GAAAGCAAAATAAACATAGGAGTAAGGACCATATTCTGCATCTTGGAGAAGGCAGAGAACGGATGGTGGAAAAAACTATTGCGTGGAGATGGCAAGGCCCCACATAATATCAAAGTAGATTGGGACAAATGGGTGGATGAAGATGAAGAGACCG GTCCTGGTGCTGACTTGGATTTGGGAGGAATGGACTTCTCG AAATTTGGTGACATGGGAGGCATGGGTGGCATGGGTGGCATGGGTGGCATGGGAGGCATGGACATGGGAGGTATGGGCATGGGAGGCATGGGCATGGGTGATGATGCTATGGGTGATGACTTTGCTGACAGTGATGATGAAG ACCAAGAAGTTTCCAAGCCAGACTTCGACAAATTAGAAGAAGGGGCAAAAGCAGGACATGATGCTGCTAAGAGTGAGGGTGATGCTccagaagagaaaaaagaagctGCTCCAAGCACATAG